CGCCCCCAATCCCTGAAATACACGCTTTCATCTGCCTGGTGATGGGGCCGGCGCACGCGGAATTCGAGGATTCCGGATTCATAGCCGTAAGGACCCGTGTTTATTACCGATGTTTGCGCTGATTCCGGGTGGGGCCGGGTCGGAGGATTGCTTTTGTCGGCGCACCCGGCGGCCAGACAACCATAGATGGCAATAGGGATTAGGAAAAACCGGTAGTGGTGTTTTGTCTTCACTCCCCCATTCAACACTGATTCATCCTTTGTGTCAATCGTTAGTGAGTGGCACGGTAATGCAAGATGATTTCTCCATTGTCTTGTATCCCCCGATACGTGGCGCAAAACTTGCCTTTACAGCCATGGCCGAGTCTGGCATAATACGGCCATGATGGATATGGGCGCCCGGCTTGTAGAGTGTGTCCACCTGGACGACCAACACGTGGTCATGGCCCTGGAAGCCCCGGAAATCGCCGAGTCCGCCCTTCCGGGACAATTCGTAATGATCGGTGTCAGCGAAGGCACGGACCCCCTGTTGCGCCGCCCTTTCGGAATCATGGATGCGTCACCCCCCCTGGTTCATGTTTACTTTCAAGTGGTGGGAGCCGGTACACGCATCCTGGCCGACCGACGTCCGGGAGACCGGATACCGGTATTGGGCCCGCTGGGAAAGGGATTCCCGGATGCTTGCGGACGCAGCATCCTGGCCGTCGCCGGCGGCCGCGGCATCGCTCCCCTGGTTTTCGCCCTGAAGCATTACCGCCGGAACAACCACGTTTCACTACTTTACGGGAGTCGATGCGCCGCCCTGCTCCACCTGCGTGACCGCATCGACAAACTGGGCCTGGATGCTACGAATTTCTGTACGGAGTGCGGAGATTTCGGCAATCGGGGTCTGGTTACCGATACACTGACGGATATGCTTGCCACTTCAGGTGCGGACATGACCATTTCCTGTGGTCCGCACGCCATGCTGGCGGAACTGGCTACCCGCCTGGAAAAAGGCGCCACGGAGGACTATATGTCCGCGGAAGCCTTGATGGGATGTGGTTTCGGCGCCTGCCACAGTTGCGTGATTCCGGCCGCTGCGGGCGGCTACCTCAGGGTGTGCAAGGACGGGCCGGTTTTCTCCCGCCGGGAGGTTTTGTGGCGGACCTGACCGCTGACCTGGGTTTTATCCGCCTCAAAAACCCGGTCGTGCCGGCTTCGGGTACTTTCGGTTATGGTGAAGAGTTTTTCGATCATTTTGACCTGGATCAATTGGGAGCGTTCGTGGTCAAGGGCGTGTATCGTGACCCCAGGCCCGGGAACCCTCCGCCCCGGATCCACGAGACCCCTTCCGGACTGCTCAACTCCATCGGTCTGGCTGGACCGGGATGTGCCGGCCTGGCTGAAGTACTGCGCCGGGTTTCCGCCCGAACAACGACCCCCATTATTGTCAATATCTGCGGGGCTTCGGACGACGAATACCTAGAAGTGGCCGAGTTCTTTGACCCCATGCCCGAGGTATCGGTGCTGGAGTTGAACATATCCTGTCCCAACGTGCATGGCGGGGGCCGTTGTCCGGCCCAGGATCCCCGTCACACGGAGCGCCTGGTCACAAGGGTTCGCCGAGCCGCCTCCAAACCG
This region of Candidatus Aminicenantes bacterium genomic DNA includes:
- a CDS encoding dihydroorotate dehydrogenase electron transfer subunit; its protein translation is MMDMGARLVECVHLDDQHVVMALEAPEIAESALPGQFVMIGVSEGTDPLLRRPFGIMDASPPLVHVYFQVVGAGTRILADRRPGDRIPVLGPLGKGFPDACGRSILAVAGGRGIAPLVFALKHYRRNNHVSLLYGSRCAALLHLRDRIDKLGLDATNFCTECGDFGNRGLVTDTLTDMLATSGADMTISCGPHAMLAELATRLEKGATEDYMSAEALMGCGFGACHSCVIPAAAGGYLRVCKDGPVFSRREVLWRT
- a CDS encoding dihydroorotate dehydrogenase, giving the protein MADLTADLGFIRLKNPVVPASGTFGYGEEFFDHFDLDQLGAFVVKGVYRDPRPGNPPPRIHETPSGLLNSIGLAGPGCAGLAEVLRRVSARTTTPIIVNICGASDDEYLEVAEFFDPMPEVSVLELNISCPNVHGGGRCPAQDPRHTERLVTRVRRAASKPLMVKLSPNAADIAAVARAAQAGGADALSLVNTFLGLAVDLERRAPVFANTVAGLSGPAIKPLALRLVWETCGAVSIPVMGIGGIHSGRDALEFIMAGAHAVQTGTVNLIEPGASLRIIREINVEMERLGIRDLTEIRGVLS